The Lactuca sativa cultivar Salinas chromosome 2, Lsat_Salinas_v11, whole genome shotgun sequence genome includes a window with the following:
- the LOC111888945 gene encoding uncharacterized protein LOC111888945 encodes MHTDWGPAAVAVVMFVLLSPGLLFQLPARTRVIEFGNMYTSGISILVHAILYFCIYTILVVAIGIHIRT; translated from the coding sequence ATGCATACAGATTGGGGTCCAGCTGCTGTTGCAGTGGTGATGTTTGTATTATTGTCCCCAGGGTTGCTATTTCAATTGCCAGCGAGGACAAGAGTGATAGAATTTGGTAATATGTACACCAGTGGCATATCGATTCTAGTTCATGCGATTTTGTACTTTTGTATTTACACCATCTTGGTTGTAGCTATTGGTATTCACATTCGTACTTGA
- the LOC111888953 gene encoding uncharacterized protein LOC111888953: MADWAPVLIGVLLFVLLSPGLLFQLPGKGRAVEFNNFQTSGVSICVHTIIFFGMITILLIAVGISINIG; the protein is encoded by the coding sequence atggCAGATTGGGCACCTGTTCTAATAGGGGTGTTGCTGTTTGTGCTGTTGTCGCCCGGTTTGTTGTTTCAGCTTCCGGGTAAAGGGCGTGCAGTTGAGTTTAATAACTTCCAGACGAGTGGGGTTTCCATTTGTGTCCACACAATCATCTTCTTTGGAATGATCACTATCTTACTCATTGCAGTTGGTATCAGCATCAACATAGGCTAG